CCATTCCGGTTGGACTTGGCATCGCCATCTTCCTCACCGAGCTCTGCCCGCAATGGGCGCGCCGCCCGATCGGCATGGCGATCGAGCTGCTCGCCGGCATCCCCTCGATCATCTACGGCATGTGGGGCTTCTTCGTGCTGGGCCCGTTCCTGGCCAACACCTTCCAGCCGTTCATGATCAAGATCTTCGACGGCATCCCCGTGCTTGGCGCGATCTTCGCAGGTCCCCCGTCCTATCTCAGCCTGTTCAACGCCTCGCTGATCCTCGCCATCATGGTGCTGCCCTTCATCACCTCGATCTCGGTCGACGTGTTCAAGACGGTGCCGCCGGTGCTCAAGGAAGCCGCCTACGGCGTCGGCTGCACCACCTGGGAAGTCGTCCGCAGCGTCGTGATCCCCTACACCCGCGTCGGCGTCATCGGCGGCGTCATGCTGGCGCTCGGCCGCGCGCTCGGCGAGACCATGGCGGTGACCTTCATCATCGGCAACTCGTTCCGCATCTCCTCGTCGATCTTCGCCCCGGGCACCACGATCTCGGCGGCGATCGCGTCCGAGTTCGCCGAAAGCGACGGCCTGCACCAGTCCGGCCTGATCCTGCTCGGCCTCCTGCTGTTCGTGCTGACATTCTTCGTGCTCGCAGCCGCGCGCCTGATGCTGCTGCGTCTCGAAAAGAAGGCGGGGAAGTAACATGAACCCGATTTACGCACGCCGCCGCCGCATGGACATCG
The genomic region above belongs to Bradyrhizobium arachidis and contains:
- the pstC gene encoding phosphate ABC transporter permease subunit PstC, with amino-acid sequence MAVESNVVDAAGPYDRAKALSAFKLGDLTFYWITRLSAISVLLILGGIIVSLIVGAFPAMKEYGLSFLWTQRWAPSADPPVLGALGPIYGTLVTSFIAMLIAIPVGLGIAIFLTELCPQWARRPIGMAIELLAGIPSIIYGMWGFFVLGPFLANTFQPFMIKIFDGIPVLGAIFAGPPSYLSLFNASLILAIMVLPFITSISVDVFKTVPPVLKEAAYGVGCTTWEVVRSVVIPYTRVGVIGGVMLALGRALGETMAVTFIIGNSFRISSSIFAPGTTISAAIASEFAESDGLHQSGLILLGLLLFVLTFFVLAAARLMLLRLEKKAGK